From the genome of Phaenicophaeus curvirostris isolate KB17595 chromosome 6, BPBGC_Pcur_1.0, whole genome shotgun sequence, one region includes:
- the NUP42 gene encoding nucleoporin NUP42, with protein sequence MAICQFFLQGRCRFGERCWNEHPRGGRHGPPPPTPQGPGPGRGGPPSTSNPRHTNVIQPPTFKTNAWGGSRDHGRELFGSSGFGSSGSGSSRNADFSQNRFSALMTNQNIAGGYKDEEERLLESIMRDLEIWESSGQWMFSSYSPMKEKPNVSGFPDFSPEELRLEYYNCRANNDVQNYINSVQELAKQWKKRLVELKALNTSTKAALLSELRNTVTQPLPAFGFGGQQTSSFGLSGFPVNSSSNTASSFSFKPSSNLISASSGNTPAFGSSSAPAFGVMTSPSVSQSVGFGSVAAPSAASFSFKPSETTSGFGSSGFSGFGNSAAVKSSSPAPPNAFGALNAAVGASPSCCSGTGFGQTAGSSGHNVASASSAGTNNTTSEKLYTPKSELSAEELKQFEAKRFTLAMIPLYPPPIELLNV encoded by the exons GGAGGACCACCAAGTACCAGTAACCCGAGACACACTAATGTTATCCAGCCACCTACCTTTAAGACCAATGCATGGGGTGGCAGCAGAGATCATGGAAGAGAATTGTTTGGCTCCTCTGGTTTTGGATCGTcaggcagtggcagcagcagaaatgcagaCTTTTCGCAGAACAGATTCTCCGCATTAATGACCAATCAAAATATTGCTGGCGGCTATAAAGATGAAGAGGAGAGACTTCT tgAAAGTATAATGAGAGACTTGGAAATTTGGGAATCTTCAGGACAATGGATGTTTTCATCTTATTCACCCatgaaagaaaagccaaatgttTCAG GCTTTCCAGATTTCTCACCAGAAGAGTTGCGCCTGGAGTATTACAACTGCAGAGCAAACAATGACGTTCAGAACTAt ATAAATTCTGTCCAGGAGTTagcaaaacaatggaaaaagcGGCTGGTTGAGTTGAAGGCTTTAAATACATCGACAAAAGCAGCTTTG ctcTCTGAATTAAGGAACACAGTCACTCAACCGTTGCCTGCCTTTGGATTTGGAGGACAACAAACATCAAGCTTTGGGTTGTCAG GCTTTCctgtgaacagcagcagcaacactgcCAGCAGTTTCTCCTTTAAACCAAGTTCCAATCTCATCAGTGCATCATCTGGAAACACACCTGCTTTTGGGAGCTCTTCTGCTCCTGCATTTGGTGTGATGACCTCTCCCAGCGTATCCCAGTCTGTTGGTTTTGGCAGTGTGGCTGCTCCATCTGCAGCCTCCTTCTCATTTAAGCCTTCTGAAACCACTAGTGGGTTTGGAAGTTCTGGGTTTTCGGGGTTTGGCAATTCTGCTGCTGTGAAGTCTTCAAGCCCCGCTCCACCTAATGCCTTTGGTGCTCTTAATGCTGCAGTAGGAGCTTCTCCCTCATGTTGTAGCGGTACTGGATTTGGACAGACTGCCGGTTCCTCTGGACATAATGTAGCATCAGCTTCTTCTGCAGGCACAAACAATACCACATCAGAAAAGTTATATACGCCAAAGAGTGAATTATCAGCAGAAGAGCTGAAACAATTTGAAGCAAAAAGGTTTACATTAGCAATGATTCCTCTTTATCCACCACCAATAGAACTTCTAAATGTTTAG